Proteins from one Amycolatopsis benzoatilytica AK 16/65 genomic window:
- the alaS gene encoding alanine--tRNA ligase, translated as MDTHEITDRFLRHFESRGHTRVPSAPLILDDPNLLFVNAGMVQFKPYFLGEAPPPYPRATSVQKCVRTPDIDEVGKTTRHNTFFQMAGNFSFGDYFKEGAIENAWELITKSQDDGGFGLDPDRIWATVYEKDTEAAGLWRKLTGLPSERIQVRDGKDNYWDMGVPGPCGPCSEIYYDRGPDYGREGGPVADEDRYIEIWNLVFMQDIRGDLSPKLGHPPIGELPKKNIDTGMGVERVATILQGVENVYETDLVRPVIGRAEEFSGRRYGANHADDVRFRVIADHARTGVLLIGDGVTPGNDGRGYVLRRLLRRIVRSTRLLGVQEPVLQEFAKVVSNTMGPTYPELVSDFDRISEVVRVEEEAFLATLTSGSRIFDLAAAETKKGGGDVLAGDKAFQLHDTYGFPIDLTLEMAAEQGLTVDETGFRTLMEEQRKRAKADAASRKSGHGDLSEYRKVLEQHGETEFLGYTELQADAKVVGLLENGLPVRSVAAGGKAELVLDRTPFYAESGGQIADTGVLIGDGVELKVLDVQKIVPGLFVHRVEVTEGEVAIDTRLTGSVDSLRRLAIERSHSATHLVHAAVRGAYGKRAAQAGSLNAPGRMRFDFTTPGAVSVDILTEVEQEVNDYLQTDVEVNSYTTTKDKALELGAVALFGEKYGNDVRVVDMGEYSRELCGGTHVSRIGQLGLVKLVSDASVGSGVHRVEALVGPDALKYVRKEQLLVSQLANTFKVPSDELPGRIEDVLARLKNAEKEIEQLRTQQVLGSAGALADKAQDVSGVSVVAEVVPDVDGNGLRALASDIRGRLGDRAGVVALFAPAGEKVAFVVATTSAARDKGIAAGKLVPSFAEAIGGRGGGKPDMAQGGGTNPAGAEQAVTALRAAVANLGR; from the coding sequence GTGGACACACACGAGATCACTGACCGCTTCCTGCGCCACTTCGAAAGCCGCGGCCACACCCGCGTGCCGAGCGCGCCGCTGATCCTGGACGACCCGAACCTGCTGTTCGTCAACGCGGGCATGGTCCAGTTCAAGCCGTACTTCCTCGGCGAGGCCCCGCCGCCGTACCCGCGCGCGACCTCGGTGCAGAAGTGCGTGCGCACGCCGGACATCGACGAGGTCGGCAAGACCACCCGGCACAACACGTTCTTCCAGATGGCGGGCAACTTCTCGTTCGGCGACTACTTCAAGGAAGGCGCGATCGAGAACGCCTGGGAGCTGATCACCAAGTCCCAGGACGACGGCGGCTTCGGCCTCGACCCGGACCGGATCTGGGCGACCGTGTACGAGAAGGACACCGAGGCGGCCGGGCTGTGGCGCAAGCTCACCGGCCTGCCGTCGGAGCGGATCCAGGTCCGCGACGGCAAGGACAACTACTGGGACATGGGCGTGCCCGGTCCGTGCGGCCCGTGCTCGGAGATCTACTACGACCGCGGACCGGACTACGGCCGCGAGGGCGGCCCGGTCGCCGACGAGGACCGCTACATCGAAATCTGGAACCTCGTCTTCATGCAGGACATCCGCGGCGACCTGAGCCCCAAGCTGGGCCACCCGCCGATCGGGGAACTGCCGAAGAAGAACATCGACACCGGCATGGGCGTCGAGCGCGTCGCGACGATCCTGCAAGGCGTCGAGAACGTGTACGAGACCGACCTGGTGCGCCCGGTGATCGGCCGCGCCGAGGAGTTCTCCGGCCGCCGCTACGGTGCCAACCACGCCGACGACGTGCGCTTCCGCGTCATCGCCGACCACGCGCGCACCGGTGTGCTGCTGATCGGCGACGGCGTCACCCCGGGCAACGACGGCCGCGGCTACGTGCTGCGCCGGCTGCTGCGCCGCATCGTGCGCTCCACCCGCCTGCTGGGCGTGCAGGAGCCGGTGCTGCAGGAGTTCGCGAAGGTCGTCAGCAACACCATGGGCCCGACCTACCCCGAGCTGGTCAGCGACTTCGACCGGATCTCCGAGGTCGTGCGGGTGGAGGAGGAGGCGTTCCTCGCCACCCTCACCAGCGGTTCGCGCATCTTCGACCTGGCCGCGGCCGAGACGAAGAAGGGCGGCGGCGACGTGCTCGCCGGCGACAAGGCGTTCCAGCTGCACGACACCTACGGCTTCCCGATCGACCTGACCCTCGAGATGGCCGCCGAGCAGGGCTTGACCGTCGACGAGACCGGCTTCCGCACCCTGATGGAGGAGCAGCGCAAGCGCGCGAAGGCGGACGCGGCGTCCCGCAAGAGCGGCCACGGCGACCTGTCCGAGTACCGCAAGGTGCTGGAGCAGCACGGCGAGACCGAGTTCCTCGGCTACACCGAGCTGCAGGCGGACGCGAAGGTCGTCGGCCTGCTCGAGAACGGACTGCCGGTGCGCAGCGTCGCCGCAGGCGGCAAGGCCGAGCTGGTGCTGGACCGGACCCCGTTCTACGCCGAGAGCGGCGGCCAGATCGCCGATACCGGCGTGCTGATCGGCGACGGCGTGGAGCTGAAGGTGCTCGACGTGCAGAAGATCGTGCCGGGCCTGTTCGTGCACCGCGTCGAGGTGACCGAGGGCGAGGTCGCGATCGACACGCGGCTGACCGGTTCGGTCGACTCGCTCCGCCGGCTCGCGATCGAGCGGTCGCACTCGGCCACCCACCTGGTGCACGCGGCGGTCCGCGGCGCGTACGGCAAGCGCGCGGCGCAGGCCGGTTCGCTGAACGCGCCGGGCCGGATGCGGTTCGACTTCACCACGCCGGGTGCGGTGTCCGTCGACATCCTCACCGAGGTCGAGCAGGAAGTGAACGACTACCTGCAGACCGATGTCGAGGTGAACAGCTACACCACCACGAAGGACAAGGCTCTCGAGCTGGGCGCGGTCGCGCTCTTCGGCGAGAAGTACGGCAACGACGTCCGCGTGGTCGATATGGGCGAGTATTCGCGCGAGCTCTGCGGCGGCACGCACGTCAGCCGGATCGGCCAGCTGGGCCTGGTCAAGCTGGTGTCGGACGCGTCGGTCGGCTCCGGCGTGCACCGCGTCGAGGCGCTGGTCGGGCCGGACGCGCTCAAGTACGTCCGCAAGGAGCAGCTGCTCGTGTCGCAGCTGGCGAACACGTTCAAGGTCCCGTCGGACGAGCTGCCCGGGCGGATCGAGGACGTGCTGGCTCGGCTGAAGAACGCGGAGAAGGAGATCGAGCAGCTGCGCACGCAGCAGGTGCTCGGCTCGGCCGGCGCGCTGGCGGACAAGGCGCAGGATGTCTCCGGCGTCTCGGTGGTCGCCGAGGTCGTGCCGGACGTGGACGGCAACGGACTGCGCGCGCTCGCCTCGGACATCCGCGGCCGCCTCGGCGACCGCGCCGGCGTGGTGGCGCTGTTCGCGCCGGCGGGCGAGAAGGTGGCTTTCGTGGTCGCCACGACGTCGGCGGCCCGGGACAAGGGCATCGCGGCGGGCAAGCTCGTGCCGTCGTTCGCCGAGGCGATCGGCGGTCGCGGCGGAGGCAAGCCGGACATGGCCCAGGGCGGCGGCACGAACCCGGCCGGCGCGGAGCAGGCCGTCACGGCGCTGCGCGCGGCGGTCGCGAACCTTGGCCGCTGA